Proteins encoded together in one Cyprinus carpio isolate SPL01 chromosome B14, ASM1834038v1, whole genome shotgun sequence window:
- the LOC109063798 gene encoding protein transport protein Sec24B-like has product MSTQGNANPNSSVNNYSMSSTQNGGGAAPCQNGPGQMYPAMYTASSYYSSAPPAAYPTVAGHSAPPTGKTPVSSTGYSGNYYQSSSGLSPYPAPGTHQYSNAPGQSFQQTAPYAMPAGYYGQVYSHPSQGQTQPQPQQLQPNLMPASSGSNLGAPLYPIVSYPSAPGSSQYGTLRSSQTTAGQPPVSTVMPPPPTQSSLQQYSQGIGATPTPAQPGYGAPPLSQAATVNGQSNAVQQHYDQNLHNPMSHHYAAGPPNSQGPDKERPPSGTPGTSVHSSPQHHPGLLYGDRGVNNAISSAAGDHSSSSSDHEEEDEEDEEAGGDSSSTTTDSASPVPNSYESLEGGGYSDLAAPPAGVPAKQAPPFGYNYPTMHPAYQQNPAPKPNPSPSHGGYNPPGYQPYSQPFPSLSELSSALGGLGGVSELEAETLRPVNLLQERNILPPKRAPPPEPNLSNDLRKVNCSPDTFRCTLTNIPQTQALLNKARLPLGLLLHPFRDLTQLPVITSNTIVRCRSCRTYINPFVSFLDQRRWKCNLCYRVNDVPDEFMYNPVTRSYGEPHKRPEVQNSTVEFIASSDYMLRPPQPAVYLFLLDVSHNAVESGYLNVFCQSLLDNLEKLPGDTRTHIGFVTFDSTVHFYNLQEGLSQPQMLVVSDIDGVLFVSLGGLLVNLKESKELVKDLLNALPGMFMHTRETQSALGPALQAAYKLMCPTGGRVSVFQTQLPTLGAGLLQSREDPNLRSSTKNVLHLGPATDFYKKLALDCSGQQIGVDLFLLSSQYSDLASLACVSKYSAGSVFYYPSFHHIHNTAQKQKFQKDLQRYLTRKIGFEAVMRIRCTKGLSIHTFHGNFFVRSTDLLSLANVNPDSGFAVQMSIEESLADTSLACFQAALLYTSSKGKRRIRVHTLCLPVVSQLSEVFAGADIQAISCLLANMAIDRSISSSLSDARDALVNAVVDCLTAYRANGSNIQPSGLIAPAALRLFPLYVLALLKQKALRTGTSTRLDERVFSMCELKSQPLQQIMRMVHPDLYRIDNMTEQAALHLNDSVIPQPPLLQLTAEKLTREGAFLLDCGSVMYLWVGKCCNETFIRDVLGFQNYASLPSNMTEIPELQTTYSERTRAFISWLLESRTFLPAFHVVKDDASTKTSFFQHLVEDRTESAFSYYEFLLHIQQQMSK; this is encoded by the exons ATGTCCACACAGGGTAACGCGAATCCGAACTCGTCCGTGAATAATTACAGCATGAGTTCGACTCAAAACGGAGGCGGAGCGGCGCCGTGTCAGAACG GTCCAGGACAGATGTACCCTGCCATGTATACTGCATCCAGCTACTATAGTTCTGCTCCACCTGCTGCTTACCCCACCGTGGCGGGACACAGCGCTCCTCCGACCGGCAAAACCCCTGTTTCGAGCACAGGCTATAGTGGGAACTATTACCAGAGCAGCTCAGGGCTGTCACCTTATCCAGCACCAGGAACGCATCAGTACTCAAACGCCCCGGGACAGTCATTCCAGCAGACTGCGCCGTATGCTATGCCAGCTGGATATTACGGACAGGTTTATAGTCACCCCTCACAGGGGCAAACTCAACCCCAACCTCAGCAGCTGCAGCCCAACCTGATGCCAGCATCCAGTGGCAGCAACCTCGGAGCGCCGCTGTACCCCATAGTTTCTTACCCATCAGCCCCTGGGAGCAGCCAGTACGGCACACTGAGATCCTCCCAAACCACCGCTGGGCAGCCACCCGTTTCTACAGTAATGCCACCGCCACCTACCCAGAGTTCTTTGCAGCAATATTCTCAAGGGATCGGGGCCACGCCCACACCAGCTCAGCCGGGCTACGGAGCCCCGCCTCTCAGCCAAGCAGCCACTGTCAACGGCCAATCGAACGCAG TTCAACAACACTATGACCAAAACCTCCACAATCCCATGAGCCATCATTACGCCGCGGGGCCTCCTAACTCACAGGGCCCTGATAAAGAGAGGCCGCCCTCAGGAACCCCAGGCACCTCTGTGCATTCCTCACCACAACACCATCCAG GGCTGCTGTATGGTGACCGTGGGGTGAATAACGCCATAAGCTCGGCCGCGGGCGATCACTCCTCATCCAGTTCTGAccatgaggaagaggatgaggaggatgaggaagcaG GTGGAGACAGCTCTTCTACAACCACAGACAGTGCCTCTCCGGTTCCCAACAGTTATGAGTCTCTGGAGGGCGGCGGTTACTCGG ATCTTGCAGCTCCTCCTGCTGGTGTTCCTGCCAAACAAGCTCCACCCTTCGGATACAATTATCCAACCATGCATCCTGCTTACCAACAAAACCCCGCCCCCAAACCAAACCCCTCCCCTTCTCACGGAGGGTACAACCCACCAGGATACCAGCCGTACTCACAG ccTTTCCCGTCTCTGTCTGAGCTGTCATCAGCGTTAGGAGGCCTCGGCGGCGTTTCTGAACTGGAGGCTGAAACCTTAAGACCCGTGAATCTACTCCAGGAGAGAAACATCCTTCCTCCCAAACGTGCACCTCCACCTGAGCCCAACCTGAGCAACGACCTGCGCAAGGTCAACTGCAGCCCCGA CACTTTTCGCTGTACTCTCACTAACATTCCCCAAACTCAAGCGCTGTTGAATAAAGCTCGTCTGCCTCTTGGATTACTGCTGCATCCCTTCAGAGATTTAACG CAGTTACCAGTGATCACCTCTAACACTATAGTTCGTTGTCGTTCGTGTCGGACGTATATAAACCCTTTTGTTTCGTTTCTGGATCAGCGCAGGTGGAAGTGCAATCTGTGTTACAGAGTCAATGATG TTCCTGATGAGTTCATGTATAATCCTGTAACTCGTTCATATGGTGAGCCTCACAAGAGACCAGAGGTCCAGAATTCAACTGTGGAGTTCATCGCTTCCTCTGATTAcatg cttCGGCCTCCTCAGCCTGCTGTGTACCTGTTCTTGTTGGATGTATCCCACAATGCTGTGGAGTCAGGCTACTTGAATGTGTTTTGCCAGTCATTACTGGACAACCTAGAAAA GTTGCCCGGAGATACTCGTACACACATCGGGTTTGTGACATTTGACAGCACTGTCCACTTCTATAACCTGCAGGAGGGTCTTTCTCAGCCTCAGATGCTGGTGGTGTCTGATATTGATG gtgttttgtttgtttcattgggTGGTCTGCTGGTGAATCTCAAAGAGAGTAAAGAG CTGGTGAAGGACCTGCTGAATGCGCTGCCGGGGATGTTCATGCACACGCGTGAGACTCAGAGCGCTCTGGGTCCGGCTCTGCAGGCGGCGTATAAACTCATGTGCCCTACAGGAGGCCGGGTGTCTGTGTTTCAGACCCAGCTGCCCACCCTCGGCGCTGGACTCCTGCAGTCACGGGAAGACCCCAACCTTAGATCTAGCACCAAG AACGTCCTGCACTTGGGTCCTGCTACAGACTTTTACAAGAAGCTTGCTCTGGACTGTTCTGGACAGCAGATCGGAGTGGATCTGTTCTTACTGAGCTCCCAGTACTCAGACCTGGCTTCTTTag CATGTGTGTCCAAATATTCAGCCGGCAGTGTCTTTTACTACCCGTCCTTCCATCACATTCACAATACGGCACAGAAACAGAAATTTCAGAAAGATCTGCAGCGATACCTCACCAGGAAGATCGGGTTTGAAGCCGTCATGAGGATCAGGTGCACCAAAG GCTTGTCCATCCACACTTTCCATGGCAACTTCTTTGTACGCTCCACTGATTTGCTCTCTCTGGCCAACGTGAACCCTGACTCTGGTTTTGCTGTGCAGATGTCAATCGAGGAGAGTTTAGCCGATACTTCGCTCGCTTGTTTTCAGGCTGCTCTTCTGTACACATCCAGTAAAG GTAAACGTCGAATCCGAGTGCACACTCTGTGTCTGCCGGTGGTCAGTCAGTTGAGTGAAGTGTTTGCTGGAGCTGATATCCAGGCCATCTCATGCCTTCTGGCCAACATGG CTATCGATCGCTCCATCTCCTCCAGTCTGTCTGATGCCAGAGACGCGTTAGTTAATGCCGTGGTGGATTGTTTAACGGCATATCGTGCTAACGGCTCAAACATCCAGCCCTCCGGCCTGATCGCCCCTGCCGCCCTGCGTCTCTTCCCTCTATATGTACTTGCTCTGCTCAAACAG AAAGCTCTGCGAACCGGCACCAGCACCCGTCTGGATGAGCGAGTGTTTTCTATGTGTGAGTTAAAGAGTCAGCCGCTCCAGCAGATCATGCGCATGGTTCATCCGGACCTCTACCGCATCGACAACATGACTGAACAG GCGGCGCTGCACCTGAATGACTCTGTGATTCCTCAGCCTCCCTTACTTCAGCTCACTGCAGAGAAGCTCACCAGAGAGGGGGCCTTCCTCTTGGACTGTGGCAGC GTGATGTATCTGTGGGTGGGGAAGTGCTGTAATGAGACGTTCATACGTGACGTGTTGGGCTTCCAAAATTATGCATCCTTACCGTCCAacatg actGAGATCCCTGAGCTGCAGACGACGTATTCAGAGCGAACTCGAGCGTTCATTTCTTGGCTGCTGGAGTCTAGAACCTTCCTTCCTGCTTTTCATGTGGTCAAG GACGATGCCTCGACCAAGACCAGTTTTTTCCAGCACCTCGTGGAGGACCGCACTGAATCTGCCTTCTCTTATTACGAGTTCTTGCTTCACATTCAGCAGCAGATGTCGAAGTAG
- the LOC109102884 gene encoding LRRN4 C-terminal-like protein, whose product MLLVSQVMSLLLLLLCVMELVCATSVSPSLHQPPLTRVRIIEVEDDYDEESSKTTHAPQSPGVTTSRVIPRPCDYDPCVVQTTPCDKISAETGCLCPGLTGPEERPGAPELREVKLDGSGEVFVHWCAPRSNVTRYEVTLKDGSKQLVFGEYLRNGAVPGLKVGEMVCVAARNQAGLSEKSCARYEPPQPDQAAMSAGIIAGSVGFLLLLSVLAVVLWRRRTCRKGRMGDTEGLGNPSYTNDGAL is encoded by the coding sequence ATGTTGCTGGTGTCACAGGTCAtgtccctcctcctcctcctcctctgtgtgATGGAGCTCGTCTGTGCCACATCTGTCAGTCCATCACTGCATCAGCCTCCTCTCACACGTGTTCGCATTATTGAAGTCGAGGATGACTACGATGAAGAAAGTTCAAAAACGACGCACGCGCCCCAGTCTCCAGGGGTCACAACCTCTCGTGTAATCCCCCGACCTTGTGATTATGACCCCTGTGTGGTTCAAACGACCCCTTGCGACAAGATTTCAGCCGAGACGGGCTGCCTCTGTCCTGGGCTGACGGGGCCGGAGGAGAGACCCGGGGCTCCGGAGCTCCGGGAGGTGAAGCTGGATGGATCCGGGGAAGTCTTTGTGCATTGGTGTGCTCCCCGCTCCAACGTCACCCGTTATGAGGTCACACTGAAAGATGGAAGCAAGCAGCTGGTTTTCGGTGAATATTTAAGAAACGGTGCTGTACCTGGACTGAAAGTCGGGGAGATGGTGTGTGTGGCAGCCAGGAATCAAGCAGGACTCAGTGAGAAGTCATGTGCACGATACGAGCCGCCGCAACCTGACCAGGCGGCTATGAGTGCAGGGATCATCGCGGGAAGCGTCGGATTCCTGCTGCTGCTCTCTGTGCTCGCTGTAGTTCTGTGGAGACGAAGGACGTGTCGGAAAGGCAGGATGGGAGACACTGAGGGCCTCGGAAATCCTTCGTACACCAATGACGGGGCACTGTGA